The Desulfuromonadales bacterium DNA segment CATCTCGAGGCCAGCGACAGGGTGCGCGTCGTCCTGCTGGCAGGCAGCGGCAAGACCTTCTGCGCCGGCGCCGACCTCGACTGGATGCGCCGCACCGCCGGCTACGGCCGGTCCGAAAACCTTGCCGACGCTCTGGGCCTGGCCGAGCTGATGAAGACCCTCGACCGCCTCGAGAAGCCGACCATCGCCCTGGTGCAGGGACCGGCTTACGGGGGGGGCGTCGGCCTCGTCGCCTGCTGCGACCTGGCGGTGGCCGCGCCGGCGGCCCGCTTCCGCTTCTCCGAGGTCCGCCTCGGCCTCGTGCCGGCGGTAATCTCTCCTTATGTGGTGACGGCCATCGGCGCCCGCGCGGCGCGGCGCTACTTTCTCACCGCCGAGGAGTTCGACGCCGCCGAGGCCCGCCGCCTGGGGCTGGTGCACGAGGTGGTGGAGGAGAACCGGCTGCACGAGCAGGCCCGCGCCTGGAGCGAACTGCTGCTGCAGAACGGCCCCCGGGCCATGGCCGCTGCCAAGGAACTGGTGCGGGCGGTGGCGCGCGGCCCCATCGACGCAGGGATGCTGGCCGTCACCGCCGAAAAGATCGCCGAACTGCGCGCCTCGGGCGAGGGACGCGAGGGGATGAGCGCCTTCCTGGAGAAGCGCCGCCCAGGCTGGGTCAAGAAGTGAAGGCGCAGGCATTGAAATTCCCCTCAATCCCCCTTTCCTAAAGGGGGGTTGGGGGGATTTGATCGAGGTTGTTCATATGTTCACCAAGCTCCTCATCGCCAACCGCGGCGAAATCGCCTGCCGCATCCTTCGCACCGCCCGCCGCCTCGGCGTGGCAAGCGTCGCCGTCTACTCCGACGCCGACCGCGACGCCCTGCACGTTGCCCTGGCCGACGAGGCGTACCGGCTCGGCCCGCCGCCGCCGGCGGAGAGCTACCTGAAGATCGACACCCTGGTCGAAATCGCCCGCAAAAGCGGCGCCGGCGCGGTCCATCCCGGCTACGGTTTTCTCGCCGAGAATGCCGCCTTCGCCGAGGCCTGTGAAGCGGCCGGCCTCGCCTTCGTCGGACCGCCGCCGGCGGCAATCCGTGCCATGGGTCTGAAGAGCGAGGCCCGCCGGCTCGTGGCCGAAGCCGGTGTCCCCCTCGTCCCCGGCTTCTTCGATCCCGACCAGAGCCCGCAGCGGCTGCATCAGGCGGCGGCCGAGCTCGGCTTTCCGGTGCTGATCAAGGCGAGCGCCGGCGGCGGCGGCAAGGGGATGCGGGTGGTGCACTCGGCGAAAGAGTTCGACCGCGCCCTGGAATCGTGCCGGCGGGAGGCGGCTACTGCCTTCGGCGACGACGCCGTGCTGGTCGAGAAGTTCCTCCCCGGTGTCCGCCACATCGAAGTCCAGATCTTCGCCGACCGGCACGGCAATGCCGTTCACCTCTTCGAGCGCGACTGTTCCCTGCAGCGCCGCTACCAGAAGATCATCGAGGAGTCGCCGGCGCCGGGGATCACCGCGGATTTGCGGCAGAAGCTGGGGGAGACGGCGCTGGCGGCGGCCCGGGCCGCCGGTTACCTCGGGGCCGGCACCGTCGAGTTCCTGCTGGCAGCGGACGGCGCCTTCTATTTCAACGAGATGAACACGCGGCTGCAGGTGGAGCACCCGGTGACCGAGCTGATCACCGGCATCGACTTGGTGGAGTGGCAGCTGCGGGTCGCGGCAGGCGAGCCGCTTCCCCTTCGGCAGGAGGAGATATCCCTCCACGGCCACGCCATCGAGGCCCGCCTCTGTGCCGAGGACCCGTCCCGCGATTTCCTCCCCGCCACCGGGAAACTGGAAGCCTTGCACTTTCCGGCCGAATCAGCCCATCTCCGCATCGACACGGGAGTGCGTCAGGGGGACCGGGTGGCGATCCATTACGACCCGCTCCTCGCCAAGCTGCTCGCCCTGGGCGATGATCGCGAGGAGGCCCGGCGGCGGCTCCAGCGGCTGCTGGGCGAAACCCTGGTCGCCGGGGTGACGACCAACCTCGATTTTCTCGCCGCCGTCCTCGCCCACCCGGGCTACGCGAAGGCCGAAATCGATACCGGCTTCATCGAGCGGCACCGCCCCGCCCTCTTCCCCGCCCCGGGACCGGCGCCGGCCGAAGCAAAGGTTCTGGCGGCCCTATTTCTGCTGCTGTGCCGGACTGTAACTGCAAAGGAGGCGGCCAGCGCTTCGGCCGACCCCTGGTCTCCCTGGCACCGCACCGACGGCTGGCGGCTCAACGGCGGAAGCTGCCGGCCATTCACCCTGCGCGATGGCGAGGAGGAGTTTACCGTCGTCCTGCGCCGACGGCAGGACGGTTGGCTGGCCGAGGTGGCGCACGACAGGCTGGCGGTGGAAGGAGCGCTGACAGAGTCGGGGGAAATGGCCGTCGAGATCGCCGGCCGCAGGGTCAGCGCCCGGGCAGCCGTGCAGGCGGCGGAGCTGACCCTGCTCTTCGAAGGCCGGCGCTACCGCTTCGGCCTCGGCGAACAGCGGGGTGAAGGGCACGGTGCGGAGAATGCCGGCGGACGGCTCACCGCGCCGATGCCGGGACGGGTGCTGGCCGTGCTGGTCGAGCCGGGCGCCCGGGTCCGGCGGGGGGAACCCTTGCTGGTCCTCGAAGCGATGAAGATGGAGCACACCATCGCCGCCCCCGCGGACGGCGTGGTGAAGGAGGTACATTTTCAGGCCGGCCAGCAGGTGGAAGAGGGGGCGCGGCTGATGTCCATGGAGAGCGCCGGGGAGAAGAGCGATGCGACTGCCGAAAAGGGTCAGACTGGTTGAGGTCGGGCCGCGCGACGGCCTGCAGAACGAGCCGGGAAGCGTGCCGGCGGAGGTCCGCATCGGACTGATCGAGCGGCTGGCCGACGCCGGCCTCACCGTCATCGAGGCCGGGTCCTTCGTCTCGCCGGCCAGGGTGCCGCAGATGGCGGCAACGGATCAAGTGCTGGCCGGGCTATCCCACCGCCCGGGCGTCCGCTACCCCGTCCTCGTTCCCAACCGGCAAGGGCTGGAGGCGGCACTGGCCGCCGGGGCGAAGGATATCGCCGTCTTTGCCGCCGCTTCGGATACGTTCTCCCGGCGCAACATCGGCTGCTCCATCGCCGAGAGCCTGGAGCACTACCGGGAGGTGTGCACCATCGCCCGCGAACGGGATATGCACATCCGCGGCTACGTCTCCTGCGCCCTCGGCTGTCCCTTCGAGGGAGAGGTCATGCCTTTCGCCGTGCGCGAGCTGGCCGCAGCCTTGCAAGCGATGGGGTGCGAAGAGATCTCCCTCGGCGACACCATCGGCGTCGGCACGCCGGGGAAGGCGCGCGCCCTGGTCGAGGCGGTCGGCGCGAAGGTGCCGGTGGAGAGTCTTGCCTGCCATTTCCACGACACCTATGGCCAAGCCCTGGCCAACACCCTGGCGGTGCTGGAACTCGGCGTCGCCATCTTCGACAGCTCGGTCGCCGGCCTCGGCGGCTGCCCCTTCGCGCCGGGTGCGGCCGGCAACGTCGCCAGCGAGGACCTGCTCTACATGCTCGACGGCCTCGGCATCGAGACCGGGGTCGATCTGGGGAAACTGGTTGAAGCCGGGCGCTTCATCTGCGACCACCTCGGCCGGCCCTCAGGGTCAAAGGTCGCCATCGCGGTAGCACATAAAACCTGAGCTTCAATTTTTTTACATCTCCGCTCTCTTCTTTTCATCCCGGGCGAAGCGCGACAGGATACGGCAGGCCTGCCATTCGGAGACGTCCCGCCAGTGACGGTAGGCGGCGGCGACGGCAAAGCTCCAGCCGCTGCGGATATTGGCGCAGCAGACCATCTCGACCTGGGGCGCCAGCCCCTGGACTGCCTCCAGGTGCCCGGTAGGGACGGCGACCACCAGGCGGGTCGCCCCGGCCTTGCGCAGCGCCTCCACCGCTACCCGCATGGTGAAGCCGGAGGCAAGCCCGTCGTCGACCAAAACGACCAGCCTTTCCGCCATGTCGGGGAGAGGCCGTGCCCCCCGCATCAGCTGCATCCGCCGCTGGACCTTTTCGAGGGCCTGGTCGATCCCCGCCCCAACCTGCTCATCGCTCAGGCCAAGACAGGCGAGCAGGCAATCGTTGAGACGCACGGTCCCGTCGAAAGCAACGGCGCCGTAGCCGGCCTCGGGATTCCAGGGGACGGTCACCTTGCTGACCACCGCCACGTCCAGACAGCAGCCAAGCTGCTGCGCCACCCGCGCCGCCACCGGCACGCCGCCGGCCGGGATACCGAGCACCAGCGGCTGCTCCGCCCGCCACGGCATGAGCAGCTCCGCCAGCCTCTCTCCGCCATCCCCCCGATCGCTGAAGACTGCCGTCCGCTCACGCATCTCCTCTATTTCCCGAATGTCGAACTCTCCCATGGTTGTCTCCCGGAGCTTGGCAGCACGCACAAGCAGCCACATTCCACCGTGGAAAATTGAATGAACGTTTATTTTGCAGGGACTTTTCTTAATCCTACCACTTTTGCTCATGATTCACATGAACCGCCCCTGCTCTTCTGCTAAGATATACCCATCGCCCCTGAAGTCCGCACCGACCAAGGAGAACGCAATGCGCACCTGCCTGATCCTGCTCGCCCACGGCAGCCCCGACCCCCGCTGGCGGGCGCCTTTCGAGAAGCTGGCCGCCACCCTCAAGGCCGAGTTCGGCGCCGACCGGGTCAAGCTCGCCTACCTGGAATACGCCGCCCCGTCCCTGGAGGACGTGGCCGGCGAGCTGGCCCGGGAAGGGGAAGGCCAATGCCGGCTGCGCATCCTGCCGCTGTTCATGTCCGGCGGCGGCCACGTCGACCGGGACATCCCCGGCCTGGTGGCGGCCCTCGGCTGGAAGTACCCGGAGATCGCGGCGGAGATCCTGCCGGCGGCCGGCGAGCATCCGAAGGTCCTTGCGGCGCTGCGGGAAATCGCCGGAGAGGCGCTGCGGCTGCCCAGAAACACGTAGGGGCGCAGCATGCTGCGCCCCTACACCAACCCAGTTCTTTCCCTTTTCCCCGCCTAGAACTCCTGCGGCATCGCCTTGACCTGCTTCGCCGTAAAGACCGGCCCGTCCTTGCAGACGTAGACATTGCCGACGTTGCACCGGCCGCACTTGCCGAGGCCGCACTTCATCCGGTTCTCCAGCGTGGTGTAGATGGCGTCGTCGCCGAAGCCGAGCTTCTCCAGCACCGGCAGGGTGAACTTGATCATCACCGGCGGGCCGCAGACCAGGGCGATGGTGTTCTCGGCCGCAGGAGCGGCCTGCTCCAGCACCATCGGCACGAAGCCGACCTGACCATCCCAGCTCGGGCCGTTGCCACCGGGATCGACGGTCTTGACCAGGCGCACGTCGCCGCGCTCCTCCCATTCCCTGAGCTCCCGCTTGTAGACCAGGTCGGCCTCGGTGCGGGCGCCATAGACGATGGTGATGTCGCCGAACTTCTCGCGCCAGTCGAGGCAGTTCCAGATCAGGGTGCGCAGCGGCGGCAGGGCGATGCCGCCGGCGACGAAGACCAGGTTCCTGCCGAAGAACTCCTCGATGGGAAAGGAGTTGCCGTAGGGGCCGCGCACCCCGACCGTGTCGCCGACCTCCAGCCGCCGCAGCGCCTCGGTGACCCTGCCGACGGCCCGGAAGCAGCACTCGATGTGCCCCTTGCGGGTCGGCGAGGAGGCGATGCAGAAGGTCGATTCGCCCGCGCCGAAGGCCGAGTATTCGGCGAACTGGCCGGCACGGAAGGCG contains these protein-coding regions:
- a CDS encoding enoyl-CoA hydratase-related protein; this translates as HLEASDRVRVVLLAGSGKTFCAGADLDWMRRTAGYGRSENLADALGLAELMKTLDRLEKPTIALVQGPAYGGGVGLVACCDLAVAAPAARFRFSEVRLGLVPAVISPYVVTAIGARAARRYFLTAEEFDAAEARRLGLVHEVVEENRLHEQARAWSELLLQNGPRAMAAAKELVRAVARGPIDAGMLAVTAEKIAELRASGEGREGMSAFLEKRRPGWVKK
- a CDS encoding biotin carboxylase N-terminal domain-containing protein, with product MFTKLLIANRGEIACRILRTARRLGVASVAVYSDADRDALHVALADEAYRLGPPPPAESYLKIDTLVEIARKSGAGAVHPGYGFLAENAAFAEACEAAGLAFVGPPPAAIRAMGLKSEARRLVAEAGVPLVPGFFDPDQSPQRLHQAAAELGFPVLIKASAGGGGKGMRVVHSAKEFDRALESCRREAATAFGDDAVLVEKFLPGVRHIEVQIFADRHGNAVHLFERDCSLQRRYQKIIEESPAPGITADLRQKLGETALAAARAAGYLGAGTVEFLLAADGAFYFNEMNTRLQVEHPVTELITGIDLVEWQLRVAAGEPLPLRQEEISLHGHAIEARLCAEDPSRDFLPATGKLEALHFPAESAHLRIDTGVRQGDRVAIHYDPLLAKLLALGDDREEARRRLQRLLGETLVAGVTTNLDFLAAVLAHPGYAKAEIDTGFIERHRPALFPAPGPAPAEAKVLAALFLLLCRTVTAKEAASASADPWSPWHRTDGWRLNGGSCRPFTLRDGEEEFTVVLRRRQDGWLAEVAHDRLAVEGALTESGEMAVEIAGRRVSARAAVQAAELTLLFEGRRYRFGLGEQRGEGHGAENAGGRLTAPMPGRVLAVLVEPGARVRRGEPLLVLEAMKMEHTIAAPADGVVKEVHFQAGQQVEEGARLMSMESAGEKSDATAEKGQTG
- a CDS encoding hydroxymethylglutaryl-CoA lyase — its product is MRLPKRVRLVEVGPRDGLQNEPGSVPAEVRIGLIERLADAGLTVIEAGSFVSPARVPQMAATDQVLAGLSHRPGVRYPVLVPNRQGLEAALAAGAKDIAVFAAASDTFSRRNIGCSIAESLEHYREVCTIARERDMHIRGYVSCALGCPFEGEVMPFAVRELAAALQAMGCEEISLGDTIGVGTPGKARALVEAVGAKVPVESLACHFHDTYGQALANTLAVLELGVAIFDSSVAGLGGCPFAPGAAGNVASEDLLYMLDGLGIETGVDLGKLVEAGRFICDHLGRPSGSKVAIAVAHKT
- a CDS encoding phosphoribosyltransferase family protein, with protein sequence MGEFDIREIEEMRERTAVFSDRGDGGERLAELLMPWRAEQPLVLGIPAGGVPVAARVAQQLGCCLDVAVVSKVTVPWNPEAGYGAVAFDGTVRLNDCLLACLGLSDEQVGAGIDQALEKVQRRMQLMRGARPLPDMAERLVVLVDDGLASGFTMRVAVEALRKAGATRLVVAVPTGHLEAVQGLAPQVEMVCCANIRSGWSFAVAAAYRHWRDVSEWQACRILSRFARDEKKRAEM
- a CDS encoding CbiX/SirB N-terminal domain-containing protein, yielding MRTCLILLAHGSPDPRWRAPFEKLAATLKAEFGADRVKLAYLEYAAPSLEDVAGELAREGEGQCRLRILPLFMSGGGHVDRDIPGLVAALGWKYPEIAAEILPAAGEHPKVLAALREIAGEALRLPRNT
- a CDS encoding FAD/NAD(P)-binding protein — translated: MCIPDKNIYKPHLATIDAIVDETHDIRTFRLVFEDEAVRDSFAFRAGQFAEYSAFGAGESTFCIASSPTRKGHIECCFRAVGRVTEALRRLEVGDTVGVRGPYGNSFPIEEFFGRNLVFVAGGIALPPLRTLIWNCLDWREKFGDITIVYGARTEADLVYKRELREWEERGDVRLVKTVDPGGNGPSWDGQVGFVPMVLEQAAPAAENTIALVCGPPVMIKFTLPVLEKLGFGDDAIYTTLENRMKCGLGKCGRCNVGNVYVCKDGPVFTAKQVKAMPQEF